A DNA window from Mytilus edulis chromosome 14, xbMytEdul2.2, whole genome shotgun sequence contains the following coding sequences:
- the LOC139504320 gene encoding uncharacterized protein: protein MIEHPSMGLSEYVQFPKCALLMNNLCEIHGQQLEMFCQEHNTACCMKCYRHDHELCKEISFLKSFVKEFKQSTSFKDLMQKVQKLSHILEDLIKDTKINCENLYNRKSSILLEIKNVRRSLNKHFDNLEKDIVEDLDYKHSEAKRKTNEQLSLLSNKNAELKRIYMDLSFVNQNATDLQAFLGVRILSKQVEIDQSELQSLQKDNQLCKVDLELTIGPKLLSILKEVNSLGTISIQLKPNNSIIPTEKKPRTITQLKLKRRKYIKIKSEHNMVITGCAILPGLQTVFADFQNSLLVIHNIDGTHSRNIKLSGQPSDMAVAEDYTVVVTLWSLNLFVVLDLREDKEIRKIQMKENCYSVDISTDKIVVSFEKSKIVHIMDFFGNVSRKIQIPTQNYSYVVQNDDTFLCSNRNENKVICCTEFGKLSWTFQHELLAEPHQVAIDNNRFVFVTCHGSDMIMAICSDGQNSKILLDSDDGINKPSALHIHKDILLVCNSLSGDAHLYDIICDEC from the coding sequence ATGATAGAGCATCCGTCCATGGGACTATCGGAATATGTTCAATTTCCCAAATGTGCTTTATTGATGAATAACTTGTGCGAAATTCATGGCCAGCAATTAGAAATGTTTTGTCAAGAGCATAATACAGCTTGTTGTATGAAATGTTATAGACATGACCATGAACTGTGCAAAGAAATCAGTTTTCTCAAATCATTTGTGAAGGAGTTTAAACAGTCCACTTCATTCAAAGATCTGATGCAAAAAGTACAAAAACTGTCTCATATACTTGAAGATTtaataaaagatacaaaaataaacTGTGAAAACTTATACAATAGAAAATCATCCATATtgcttgaaattaaaaatgttcgACGGTCTTTAAACAAACACTTTGATAACTTGGAAAAAGATATAGTTGAAGACTTGGACTACAAGCACAGTGAAGCCAAAagaaaaacgaatgaacaactaTCTTTATTGAGTAATAAAAACGCCGAGTTGAAGCGGATTTATATGGATCTTTCTTTCGTGAACCAAAATGCTACAGATCTACAAGCCTTTTTAGGAGTAAGAATATTGTCGAAGCAAGTAGAAATTGACCAATCAGAACTTCAGTCTTTACAAAAAGATAACCAATTATGTAAAGTAGACTTAGAATTGACGATTGGACCTAAGTTACTATCTATTCTTAAAGAAGTAAATTCATTAGGCACGATTTCTATCCAATTAAAGCCGAACAATTCCATAATACCAACAGAAAAGAAACCAAGAACGATAACTCAACTGAAGCTTAAAAGACGcaagtatataaaaataaaaagtgaaCACAATATGGTAATAACGGGGTGTGCTATTTTGCCAGGATTGCAAACTGTTTTTGCGGATTTTCAGAATAGTCTACTTGTGATACATAACATAGATGGAACTCATAGTAGAAACATAAAATTAAGCGGACAACCATCAGATATGGCCGTTGCTGAAGATTATACAGTAGTAGTTACTTTGTGGTCGTTAAACCTATTTGTTGTCCTTGACCTGCGTGAAgataaagaaataagaaaaattcaaatgaagGAAAACTGTTATAGTGTCGATATTAGTACCGATAAAATAGTAGTATCTTTTGAAAAATCGAAGATTGTTCATATTATGGACTTTTTTGGAAATGTTTCCCGGAAAATACAAATTCCGACACAAAACTATTCATATGTTGTGCAGAATGATGATACGTTTCTTTGTTCAAATCGAAACGAAAACAAAGTGATATGTTGCACAGAGTTCGGAAAACTATCTTGGACATTCCAACATGAACTGTTAGCGGAACCTCACCAAGTTGCTATTGACAACAATCGATTTGTCTTCGTGACATGTCACGGATCGGACATGATTATGGCAATATGTTCAGATGGTCAAAATAGTAAGATTCTATTGGACAGTGATGATGGTATAAACAAGCCATCAGCGTTACATATCCATAAGGATATACTTCTTGTCTGTAATTCTTTATCGGGGGATGCCCATCTTTATGATATAATCTGCGATGAatgttaa
- the LOC139502668 gene encoding ultraviolet-sensitive opsin-like encodes MNANSTETGIDFYKKVAAQTPAWFHYVTGIVLLITNLGSVVTNGSVLIVLLVKSRKLLIRTNQYIAAICFKSFLMSAFGVPMVVVSCFNKWWFFGEAGCKYYAFLMSYGGLSNMLLLCMISVERYIYVVKRGLSQHSSSTFSIVSITVSCAIAFGFAVGPLAGWNQYTFEGVGTSCAMDLIGEEYNGRSFMITLLVIFFALSVIVMTFNYGSVYAKVIKESKPHLRSRNHGNSQQLMKKMKKLTMEKELAITVVIIIGFFLLCYSPYAILLLWKLADKDSDIDPMLMAVPAMVTKIGGMLTPFVYLGRNKTIRTKVLELYSCCKLSNTVSPEIDDEEPPENQKVQSISRKRKAIIKNLTSTEIKYKSEENTEGHVVSKINPSKCKSLASIQSNETLEVTSSNRHSDFNIKQYTTV; translated from the exons ATGAATGCGAACTCGACAGAAACAGGaatagatttttataaaaaagtTGCTGCGCAGACTCCAGCCTGGTTTCATTACGTAACTGGTATCGTATTACTTATAACAAACCTAGGATCTGTAGTAACGAATGGATCCGTTCTTATTGTACTACTCGTAAAAAGCCGAAAGCTGTTAATCCGAACAAACCAATATATCGCAGCCATTTGCTTCAAGTCGTTCCTGATGTCAGCTTTTGGTGTTCCAATGGTGGTCGTGTCGTGTTTCAATAAATGGTGGTTTTTCGGTGAAGCCGGATGCAAGTACTACGCTTTTCTGATGTCATATGGCGGATTATCTAATATGTTACTTTTGTGTATGATTTCTGTGGAGAGATACATTTATGTGGTAAAACGTGGACTTTCACAACATTCATCTTCGACGTTCAGTATCGTTTCCATTACTGTATCATGTGCTATTGCCTTTGGTTTTGCCGTAGGTCCACTCGCCGGATGGAACCAGTACACTTTCGAAGGCGTGGGAACGTCATGCGCAATGGACTTAATCGGAGAAGAATACAATGGCCGATCGTTTATGATAACATTGCTAGTTATATTTTTTGCCTTGTCTGTTATTGTAATGACATTTAACTACGGATCAGTGTATGCTAAG GTAATTAAAGAATCCAAACCTCATTTAAGATCCAGAAATCATGGCAATAGCCAACAATTAATGAAGAAGATGAAGAAGTTGACAATGGAAAAGGAATTGGCTATTACCGTTGTCATAATTATAG GTTTTTTCCTGTTGTGTTATTCACCCTACGCAATCTTGCTTCTTTGGAAACTAGCCGACAAAGACAGTGACATTGATCCTATGTTAATGGCCGTTCCTGCCATGGTGACAAAAATAGGTGGAATGTTAACGCCATTTGTTTATTTGGGACGTAATAAAACTATTCGGACTAAAGTGTTAGAATTGTACTCATGCTGCAAATTAAGTAATACAGTTTCACCAGAGATTGATGACGAAGAACCACCTGAAAACCAAAAAGTACAGTCAATATCACGTAAACGTAAAgccataattaaaaatctaacaAGTACAGAAATTAAATACAAGTCGGAAGAAAACACAGAAGGTCACGTAGTGTCAAAGATTAATCCGAGTAAATGTAAATCGCTTGCAAGTATACAAAGCAATGAGACCCTAGAAGTGACGTCATCAAATAGACATTCAGATTTTAACATAAAACAGTATACAACAGTATAG